Proteins co-encoded in one Brassica oleracea var. oleracea cultivar TO1000 chromosome C4, BOL, whole genome shotgun sequence genomic window:
- the LOC106338541 gene encoding uncharacterized mitochondrial protein AtMg01250-like: MECISTVSYSFLLNNEVVGEVHPHRGIRQGDPLSPYIFIICAEVLSGLCKTTQENGTLPGIRVSRYGPKVNHLLFADDTMILTKTDPLSCATLVEILQSYEKASGQMINAQKSSISFSSKTPVEIR; encoded by the coding sequence ATGGAATGTATATCTACGGTCTCTTATTCCTTCCTACTGAACAATGAAGTGGTGGGAGAGGTACATCCACATAGAGGAATTCGCCAAGGGGATCCTCTATCACCCTATATCTTCATCATCTGTGCAGAGGTGCTCTCAGGCCTCTGCAAAACAACACAAGAAAACGGTACATTACCAGGGATCAGAGTATCACGTTATGGTCCAAAGGTTAATCACCTTTTGTTCGCTGATGACACTATGATTCTCACCAAGACTGACCCACTTTCCTGCGCAACACTTGTTGAGATCCTCCAGAGCTATGAAAAAGCCTCAGGCCAAATGATCAATGCTCAGAAATCTTCTATCTCTTTCTCTAGCAAAACACCAGTTGAGATCAGATAA